GACATAgtattagaaaccttgaagagAAATAGTAGGAGAGGACCAAACATCACTATGGATTATTTGAAAATGGATTGTAGTAATAGACTCCGATAAATGGAATGGTAATCTCCAAGATTTTCCCAACATACAAGTATGACACGTGGGCAATTTATTATCAATTGGAGAAAGTTGGGATACAAGACGACTAAAGACTTGGAAGGAGGTATGACCTAAACGAGTATGTCACACCTCGGCAAGGACACATACACTATGGAAAGATAAATAACTTGATTTATTAAGACTTAATTTATTAGGTGATATTGGACCCGGCTGAATTGGATAGAACCCATTGCTACTCCGCCCCATCAAAAGCGTCTTCCCAGATTTGAGGTTCTTTACATAGAAAACATGAGGAAACATTAGAATATATCATGAGTGATCAGAGAGTAATTTATGGGCAGATAATATATTTGCGGAAGAATTAGGACAATAAAGGACATCTTGTAAAATAAGAGAAGAGGGAGTAGAGGGGAAAAAAACTGTTCCAATACTAGAGATAGGCAAACCTTGGCCATGGACTACACCGCCAACTGTATCGTTCCCATTATAAGTCCTTTGATTAGTAAGAACGTGAGGATCATTTGTGATATGTGTATTAGACCCAGTGTCAAGCAACCAAGTAGATGAGGGAGAGGTGGTGCCGTCATCCATAGCAGAGAGGCGCTGGGTGAGGGTGCGGCCCTCATAGGCCATATTCATACGATGATAACAATCAATACCCATATGCCCGGATCTGAAGAAAATTTAGCACGAACCTCGGAACTCGGATTTGTTTatgaggggttaaggctaatattaacaaaatgcactttacctattccgtttgatttacaacctacaacaatcattcattcaatcatcaaaaataacaacctaagataaaattactatatattagaacaaagtaagaaaaacatatacaaatttacaatatgaataGTGAATTCGAACTTAAAACATTGGGATCCATAAAGATAGATCCCCGGTAatggcgccatttgatcggtttgattactcgagatcaatattaaccctgtaagtatcattagtagtatgaagcaagagggtattattcacaaaccggggatccaaccagggtaaagaatcacaaacaattaacaacgaattcataagagatataaagatttgatataagatcggatcaagaacataaaaataaatcttaaactaatatatacatgtgatcaactaaccaacacataaacatcaccaaacaaaatgTCACatgtagcttcaaaatcacaatctcatcctatgcaaacaccgagccttagcggacaagtattgagtgaacaaacaataacctaatgccgaactaggttacttagcgcatccctaacttgaaacatggcctggtaatcctatcttagtacttagaaattacaagataacatgtcattctcaatcttaccacttcattgattcatatcttatctaattacttagcgcatcttaaaTAAcaacggatcatggttaattcctagtgattactaacaagtcaagcatgtcacttactttaacaagttaacaaaaacacttaagaatcttatatgcaaaactaacttagcgccttgaatcacatatagttaacgcacaagaaagagaatcattaaatcattgaattataaactcacgacatctacataaaaatcatagaaaacaaaatcagaactattttataacatcttgcaaaatcgtaaactacatatgagtattccacaaattcggaactagccaaaaacagaaacacaacatcataaaaagaatacaaaccgaaaacataagtgaagaagtaacgagttacacattgtaaatctccttagcggtatcaaaacaaggcagcactgcttcaacttgaatgacAATCCTAGacgtagcgctttggatcgaatggaatgaaaggAAGATGGTGTGTTCGGCTTGAATGACTTTGAgaatgatgagtagtgtttaaggcagagctttggctagtcttgtaagcaaggttgatgatgattttctatgaaaatgaggtgctatatatagaggaagaaactcAAAGGaggctggccacaaagtccacaaagttgaaaccaaattggttgaggtttcctagattttctcaattcggcagatctAACATTTGTGCCTTGCtctggccataactttctctagaaaatagatattgagctgATTTCAACggcatttgaaaataaactctcatagcttttcatccatatatcatgcattttctgaATCGTTGTGAGTTGTCCAGGGGagccgtcaaagttggatgatatGCACTGTCAGAATTCTGAattctataaggattggacattaattgcatatcttcttcctcctttaatgttgatttcttttgcataaatttctttatttgaattagggaggcagaaagagtcttaattgttgtagccttatttgaattttcttacatcttctcattaatttggtgcatgccttctttgactttcttacctcttctcattaatttgctgcatgcattctttgacattctttagTACAggaatttatggtgattctAATATATATCCATGCCTCTATAcataggagaaacaaggtctcAACTTTCCCTcacagcccttggatcaaaagcaaatcaatggctgagataattctgccgagttcactggacctccgagtaatgattcggtcatatctccatgtaggaataagatattgatttgattccaattcctacagaaactagactcacacagctttctatccatatatggtacgtcttctaattcGATCATAGCTGTTCAGGGGAGCCCATCGAAGTTGGattacgaatcttgacagcattttgattcttgcatggattgggcttttaagtgcatatcttcttctctttccttgtggaactaggattgcttttaTTCTctaacatggatttgtatttcctaataagaataagtacgttagaaacaaaaaagtaggaaaggatgaatcctactcgaacaaggaatcatatctcaacaaggattcttaacacttagcacgatttcatcatcaattaacTCATAATtaatataagctctacctaaacacttatttatacaaaagaaactaaaacatactaaataagaggtaacaaagagtaaaaaTATGGtataaacgcattaagaacgtcacactttgtgctcttaTCTGGTGCTAGACCAAGAATGGAAGCTCCACGGGATTGGGGACGGGAGCTAGAACCACGAGCATAAGTGGAGGGGCCAGAGAATGAAGGCCGAGAGACTTAATTTGGCCGGCCCCGAGAGGGGTTGTTACCACGTCCCCGAGATCCACCAATGGAGGTGCGCTGCATTTGAGTAACCAGTGCAGTGGGAGGCGCATCCAATTCAGCTTGGTTATGATCATGCGTCCGGCTTTCAGCATTGAGAAGCAAGGCTTCAAGGGCATCATAGGTGATGGGAGTATCATGAGCTTGGGCTGAGCTGACAATGTTCTCATACAACGGCCAAACGTTGTTCATAATGATAGAGATGAGATCGACTTCATCAATTGGATGACCAGTAAAGGCTAAAGTGTCAGCAACCTCATTCACCTTATCAAGATAATTAGAGATAGAACGATCCCCACGAGTGATTCGGAGGAGGCGGCTACGCAATTGAAGGATGCGATTGTGATTTTGAGAGGCATATCGGCGGGCAAGAGATGTCCAGGTAGAGTGGGAGGACCCAGATCGAGAGACAGTCGCCAAAACTGAGGGTGTGAGAGAGCCATTGATCCAGCCGAGGATCATCTGGTCAGTTGTAATCCACTCCTCATAAAGTGGATTGACTTGGTCAATCATTTGACCGAAAACATCACGGAGGAAAGCAGGTGGGCAGGGTTTTGTGCCTTCAACATAGCTCATAAGATTGCGACTACGAAGGAGAGGGGTCATTTGGGCGAGCCACAAAGCATAGTTGGTACGATCAAGGCGGATTGTGAGGAAGTTGGAGATGGTAGTGTTTGTGGTGGTGTGAGTGGCTAGTGAGGGTGGAGGATTAGTAGTGGTAGAACTGGCTGGGGATGGAGGAGGGATGGGAGCATCAGCCATTTGGGAAGGGAGAGGAGGGATTGATAAGCAAGGCGTCATTTAGACTATGGCTTTGGATACCATGAAAGATTTCAGAATGGAGAGGTAAACTTGATTGATTTCCATTCACAAGTCTTACACAATTTATACAGAGAAAGGAACAATTTAGATCATGTAGTTTTGgaatatacataattattgGATCAATCTACTGCATGATACTAGCTATTACAGAGAGGTGATTATATAGATTAGGAAATACTGGAATCATCCTTGATTTGAGCTTGATTTGCTGCATTCAATTCCGGATCAGCAGAGCTTGAATTGATATGGTTAACATTCTGATGAACTAGTTGAACTTGAACATGCGGGTGCGATTATTATTTGGGAAGAAATACCCGTATCATTGGAGCAAAGGAGATCTAATCACTTGGTAGAAAGGAAAAAGGCTCTATGAGCCCGTTATGTATATGGCATAATCTTCTTAATAACAAATCTTTGTGCTTGGTTTGTTCGTGACTATGGGCAGAGGGTGTTACCTGAGCTCCACTTGTTAGCCATCTCAGTTTATCCAATGTCAACACAACAACAAATCAGGGCTGATATTCTCAAGCAGCACAATCAGATCAGTCTTCCTACTCTATTTCCTAATCTATCTTGACATAGCTGCAATTGTGCAATAGAGATTGTAGATTGATTTGTAATTGATTCTGTCATTATGTTGATAGCAAAACCTATGGATCTAAATTGTAAATCTCTCTGTATAAATATGTAAAGATGGGATGAATAGAATCAAGTAACTTACCTTAGCAATTCTGAGTTCTTCACCACTGTACGTAACTGTTGTCCTCTAGCCCTCTTCCCAAAAGATGTGAATTTCTTGCTTCATTTTGGTCAAATGTTATGTAGAACACAAGCTCCTAATTCCAATACCGTGACTAAATTCTAATGCCAATATCCCCTATGTCTTAGACTCTTAAAATCAGTTTCATTTATGGGTGATAATTAATATTTCTATGTTAAATCCCACAAATATGTTTTTTGAAAATTGACACCTTGTAGATACTAAGAGTGACAAATTTCCACACGATTGAGACCGAAAAGCTACATATAATGATGGTAATTGTCTCCTTCATCTTAGATTTCTTTTGCAGATTTGAGATCTTGTGGACACGATGGAAGTGATTGTTTTCATACACAAGGAGTTCTGCGTGTGAGTTTAGGATGCTTTGTATCTTTTTTACTTGCATTGCTCGATGCTCctcaataaaattatatactTGATACTTGTAATGGCTACAGATGATAAGAACTGATATCCTTAACATTGGATTCagatatttttctttctaatgTTTCTGACAACATGTAAAGCAAGAAAACTATATAAAGCTACCAATGCCTGGCATTCTGGGTGGTGGGGATTCAAGCTGTTCGAATGGCTTGTATCGATGATGATCCGCTCTTCTGTCCTTCTAactatattcatatatatggtACGTTAATCTAAGAGGTTCTCTTTTATCTCTTATCATCTCTGATCATGCATATATCACTTGAGAAGGAAACTTGGCATGCTGTATGTTGATGTTGAAGATTGAAGACCAATTTTCTACCTCTGTTTATTCatctttgttttgttattaCTTGGAAATGGTTTCAAAGTTAACCTGGTGATTCCTATATTGGCAGGTGAATTTGCTCGTGTCGGTGTAGGGTAACTTCAGAATCTGTGTCTAATGTTATTACATGTCTACACTTGCATGAACTGTTTGCTAGGCTGGACAAGACCATGTTTAGTGCTTTCTTGTAGCATGGAGGACATCCAAGCAATGTGTAATTTTAAATTTGCTGTATTTGTTGTTCTGGTTTGCATTATAGATGCATGTTTACCTGGGAAATAATTCGAAGGAGGACGTCCAAAACTATTTCTATGATTTCAGACAGGACTAGAAATGTAAATTAACCAGAGTCAAATCCATATTGTATTTGGATATTGATTTTGGAGTTGGAATACCTTTAATGATTGGCTGAAAaatatacaagagaaaaactATAGGAACAAATTGTTGCATTTTCGACACACTATTTCTACTGCCCAACCCTCCATATTTATGTTACATATTGTTTCATTACCTAATTGAGATGGTGCAGTCATGCATAATTCCATAGCAGAACATGTTTCTAGATCATAAGCTAGCAGTTTATTTCCTTTCAGTTTTCAGAATTCAGATCACTTTGATTGATCACATCTGGCCCTTTCTTCTCATGACAGGATCTTTCTCGTTCTCCAACTTATAAGTGTGATCCAGTTTATTAGATGGTGGAATAAGTATCGGATGCCCGACAAGCAAAAGAAGCAGAGGTCTAACTTCTATTTAACTGGAAATCTGTCATTAgttcatatatattatcaGTTTACTAGTTATATAAATAGAAGAATCAGGTCCACCATATCTACTGCAACTCAGAAACAAGTGACTTTCAAATAATTAGGATTACTACTCATAAACCATTTTGAATGACCTCATGTGAATTATTTAGCATGTTGTGAAGCCTGATGCTCCTTACCCGTCTCTATTTAGGCGCCCCGGCCCCAAAGCAATTAAGGATCCAGTTTCTAATTTCTTGTTAAACTTTAACTCATAGATAACTGTTGGTAATATtctcaaattaaatttcaTTGTCTTGGTGAGTAAGTTCTGAGATTTTACTTTCTACTATTGAATGAGATAACTTTTCTTGAGACTTGatacatttttatttcttcCCTTCGTAATTGCTTTAATATATCTTCTCTTATATTCTCCACAGCTGCTCCCTTGGATTGTTCATGTCTACATTGTTTTACATCGCATCGATGTGTGGAATTGCACTTATGTACTTGGTCATTTGCAATGAAATCCTCATGTGCTCTCaatatcttcttcatcataTGGATTGCTGTTCTGCTTATCATAGTGATGTATGTATCCCTACACTCCAAGGTTCATTACTAGCTAGTAATTACACCCACGTTATAGTATCTCTTCTCAGAAAGCTGTCTGATGCATTGTAATTTACATATTGAGATGATTGCAATTGTTCCTCTCGCCTTCATGCCTCTTATAAAGTTGTATAAATAATGCAGGTAAATCATGGCTTCATACATTGTTTTCCCGTGTTGGTCTGCTATCAGAAGGTTAGTACGTAATTTAGGCCAAATGTCAACTACTCTATATGTATATAACTGCCGGTCCTGATTCTGCTAAGCGTTGTATGGGATACATGTCTGTTCTTCACTCCTCTCACCTATGTATATTGCATCTATTATACTGTcgagatatatatttttcggaTGTTGCTAGTTTGTTTTTAAATCCAGATGATTTTCAAGTTCATTTATGATAAAAAGGTCTTTAGAGATTGACTTAAGCAAAATGGTTTGCTGTTTGATATTTTAGTTGCACTAACTgtaaaaataatcaaaacaaaagtaCATTCAGGATATCAGATATTGTGAGTAACTTAGTTTCTAAATGATGAAATGAGTTGAGAACATTTGTTTGTATATGGCCTTCGATCAGTTACAAAACTTTATGCAATTCAGCATTTGCATAGCAACATGAAACGCTGTGATGCTATATTGTTTTCAACTTTAAACCCTTGGCTTTCAGTGAACCTGCCAATGAGGAATGCAACCCACAAAAACAAGGGAATGGAAATAATGATTGGACTACCATCCTAGTAAGAATGCTGTTCTATATTTCTGTTCGTTATTCTAATATGACCACATTGATTAGCGTATACTTTTGAATTGAAAGTGTATACTAATCTCATAATGCAAAACCCACAATAATAAGTTGAGTAAAACCTACTATTTGCATAATTCATTCTGTTTATAAAATTAAGAACTGCATGGATAAGTTAGTATCCAGTTATCAAGAGGAGTAGTTAAGCTGTCAAGGTTGAGTCTTGTACTGAAGAATAGCATGCACCTAATCTGTCTAGTATGCTGTGTTAATATCCCCTTACTTGCAGGGCTTCCTAATAGCAATATGTGCCATTGTCATGGCAACTTTTTCGACTGGTGTTGATTCGCAATCATTTCAGGTGACTATCATTATGTTCAAGGAAATTCTAACTTCATTTGGTTGTTATCAAATGGGACAGAAGCAACTAAATTCAGTTCTTAAAATCCATTGACCtactaaaaaacaaaatgtgCATTCACCAAGTTAATATATACTTAGTTTAGTTTAGCTTGGGTGGTGATTTTGCAGTATTGTTAGACCCAAAACAAagataagaacaaaaaaaaagatactACTTGTAGACAAGAGAGTGTACCTAAAACTTTCAAGGATGTTTTATGCTAAATGATAAAAGATAACACTGGATTTTGATTCTGTATTGTAACAAATACTAAAAAAATTCTTCCTATGAACTGCAGTTTCTGCACACTGAAGTTCAACATGAAGATGATATCCCTTACAAATTCGGATTCTTTCACCTAGTATTTTCCTTGGGGGCCATGTATTTTGCGATGCTATTCATCAGTTGGAATCTCAAATAACTCAGCTCAGAAGTAATCGAATTACTATGTTTTAGTTATTCAGAATTTTAGATCTCCTTGTCTAAAAACTTCCACTTCATTTCGGTCATTGTACATAACTTTCCAAAACAATCAGGTGGAGCATTGATGTTGGCTGGGCTAGTATATGGGTAACGATTGTCAATGAATGGTTTGCAGCCTCGATATATCGTAAGTACCTAGCTTGTCTTGAATATAAATTTTCGGTTGAACAAGTTATCATTTCAGCCAAACTGGTAAACCAAATAGTATAACTTCAGCAAGGAAATTTGACTTCAAGCAACTTTTGTGCGGTATGGactgttggaaaatggttggaaaaaccatttaaaaccaaattttaattgattaattaaattaagttaaacttataattaatcaaagatgaacatagatttgagttctccataatgagggctacaagatcatatgtttgtttgtgtaatttggttgtgggtgaataagaaattgtcactcaaagatggctacttagaatgagggaaatgtatttgtcccacattggaaaagagaagtgttgaaaagactttatatagaatccattatgtatggattgtaaagtgtgtaagtcTCTTTATACCCTCTTGTGCATGCGCaagggtgcaaatcctaggtcacaagggaaacccgtgcgacctgcggacacgaatgcaacaccgaattgagggtcggaacgcagattctttttgcatttccgaaaattcggttttgacttttcaaattctcttgactgttcaaattcttcttttgtaacaactgagttattgtgttatgaagaattataacagaattgaaatcaatgtttgtaacatatgtaactcatatatgttatgatcttttgatttctataacagccatcttattaattgctgattgcaaatcctcacagtataaatagccactatcctttcattgtaacaTTATCCCATTCAAAACACAATcttctcccactctcaaaattcttagcttttctctggtgatagaaagaggtacctttcgagttcgttgaaggttctagttagtaatgcaacttcctagaatcgtttagtcgttatatcctgggagataAGCGctaagcatccttgcaccggtagaggaggcgtaaacgtcttaaggacagtgtggtatcacacacgtctcgactagttcttctatcaccaatcgttcggtattttggttgaatttcttttcgtgttcttcgtttctgatttataattatttataattcgacttattaaattatatatgcaatatatcactgtttttataacATGGACATTGTTTTCTCCTATTGTGAGGCAGTCCAAAGTTATGGATCATGAAGAACCTGTTCAGGAGGTTGATAGCTCAAATGTGCCATGATTGAATTATGGACAGTGCTGCATATATTACCTTATTCAATTCATTGTTAACATTACTCTTTTGTATCTATATTCTTTGAGCATTCATAAATAAAACTGAGATACTAGGAGTATTACATACTAccattgttattattctctaaTGTATGCAGCTTAGTTGGATTCACATTTTAGACATGGAAACCTGCATTATCGAAATAAATCTGACATAGAATTTGAAATAATTGGTTGACTATCAGGTCAAGTGGCtaatgaaacaaaagaagttcatttttctttcattagtTATAGAAGTTGGTTTGGTTGTACCCAATACACTGATGGAGTGATGGTAAACCTAGCTAatacttattttattttccacTTGTTTGCAAAAACAGCACTACTTTAAGAGTATCAGATTTGAAGTTGATCAagaatttcattattttaactaaaaaCTTTTAGTCAAAGTAGTCGTTCAGTCAATCCCATGCACATCAGCCCCAACCATTTTGCATGCAAGAGTAATTAGATGACTACAATTTCCCAAAACAGAATGATACCCATTCTCACTTCATAACAACTCCCTTTTCTTATAGTCTCTCTATATAAAACCAGGATCCCTTATCCAATTGAAACGCACACCAAAACACTTCACTCTTCAAATCCTCAAACCCTATTAACAGATACAATCTTCAAGTTCAAGATGGTCAAGCAATTATCATCAGTCTATCCCATTTTGTTCTCTATTCTAGTTACCTCATTCCATGCACTACTGGTGAATGCAGCAGTTGACCCTGTCAGGGCCAGTGGAAATGAACCAATTCTTGAGATGTACATGCATGACATTCTAGGGGGCAGCAACCCAACAGCTAGGCCAATAACTGGTCTGCTAGGCAACATCTATGGAGGTCAAGTTCCCTTTGCAAAGCCAATAGGGTTCCTTCCACCACAAGGTGGTGTCTCCATCCCCAATGCCAATGGTGCACTCCCTACTGTCAATGGCATAAATGGGATCCCCCTTGGAACAGGCTTGTCGGGCACAACGTTCTCCGGAAAGCCCATCGGGCAGGCTCAGACCCAGTTAGGCCCCGATGGTCTGAGCCTGGGGTTCGGCACCATCACCGTCATTGATGACATTCTCACCACAGCACCTGAGCTAGGGTCACAGACTATTGGTAAAGCACAAGGAGTTTATGTTGCAAGTTCAGCAGATGGGTCAACACAGATGATGGCATTCACTGCTATGATTGAAGGAGGTGAATATGGTGACAGTATCAATTTCTATGGAGTTTTTAAGATTGGAAGCTCAATGTCACATTTGTCTGTGACTGGAGGAACTGGAAAGTTCAAGAGTGCTAGTGGTTTTGCTGAGGTGAGGTCACTAATACCTCCTGGTCAACATGTTACTGATGGTGCAGAAACTCTCCTGAGGATCATTGTGCATCTAAGCTATTGATGAGTATTGGAACGGTGTAAAAATTCTACGCCAAGAGTCTTATTTTGAAGTGTAAACAATGTTGATGTAACCTTCCTTCCAATATATTTCAAGTTCTCATTTTTTCATAGTGGTTTCTTATTTCTCATTTCAGTAGATAATTTTGCTACGAGTCTATGACAAAGTAATACAGATCAAGCGAGGAAAAGAAAATCCAACCAATAACTTCGGTATGACATGCAAAAGGTGGCAATTCAGTAGCTAATCTCGTGTGTGTGCTGAATTGCTGATACAATATTATACAAAAGAGGAGACAAACAATGCTCGATGTGATGAAAGAAAACTAAAGTTGGATTTCACTATCAACCTGTTGGATAAAATTCTCGACAAACTGTTTGTTGAT
This is a stretch of genomic DNA from Argentina anserina chromosome 4, drPotAnse1.1, whole genome shotgun sequence. It encodes these proteins:
- the LOC126791660 gene encoding dirigent protein 18-like, producing the protein MVKQLSSVYPILFSILVTSFHALLVNAAVDPVRASGNEPILEMYMHDILGGSNPTARPITGLLGNIYGGQVPFAKPIGFLPPQGGVSIPNANGALPTVNGINGIPLGTGLSGTTFSGKPIGQAQTQLGPDGLSLGFGTITVIDDILTTAPELGSQTIGKAQGVYVASSADGSTQMMAFTAMIEGGEYGDSINFYGVFKIGSSMSHLSVTGGTGKFKSASGFAEVRSLIPPGQHVTDGAETLLRIIVHLSY